Genomic DNA from Magnolia sinica isolate HGM2019 chromosome 4, MsV1, whole genome shotgun sequence:
ATTACAAAGGATATTACTCTGAgtgaaaaaggggaaaaaaaaaagggaattgaCAAGAGTCCGGTTCCTCTACCTTAGTAGCATAAGCTCATCTATAACGCCGTGTGTGGGTTCCACCGTGATTTAAGGaccacatccaatccgtccacaaGGCGTGCCCCTTCAATTTAACTCTGCatcacaaaaatcaggccgatccaatcaCTTCAAAAGATGCGCCCAGCAGGATGAATAGACGACACAGAACGAGGACACTCCAAAACTTAGCTGGGCCACCCCACGTGATTTTCaaagttttaggcatgattttgatGGGCCCACCTGGATTTTGGATCCTCCGTAGTTTTGGGATCCAAGGTGAACATGAAGGGGCTaacttgatggacggattggatttcacacataTATCATATTTGGCCCCACACACCGAGCTTCTTAAGGTCTACGTTCGACAGAAGAAAGAGTCCAGCCATCTCCGACTCGGGTTGCATGGCCCAGTTTAAGTCGAGCCAATTGTGTCTGATTTGGGCTAATcttcaaggcccatgggctaggCCGCTGGATACTGTATTTCATCTACATCAACGCTCATCTCAGACGGACTAGTTCAACATGGGTGGGCCAAGTATTTAGATGGtagggttcgaccgaggtctaGATTGGGTTTTGCTGGTCCTGGCCACAGGTTATTAGATCATGGGGTGGACTTGGATATGCTTAGGCCCAGCCCATTTGAAAGTAGAGTGGGCCTAGCCATGAAAAAGTCCAgcccatttcagggcatgatcaaTCCATGGCagatccatctgatcaatgttCTGGAATCCGGACCGTTAAACCATGGGCTACACGTGAACAGAATCACACGTGTGAACGGGGCTTAGTTTCAAAAGAGGACTCGTAGGATACACGACGAGAGACTTTGCACATTATACACAAGCTCCCGAATAGGTAAGTGGGGTCCTCCGTTCAGTAATCTAGGCCACTGAGATGTTGTGCCCCATAGTAGATGGACGACTCCCTAACATTATCGACTATAGGACAATTATAACCTTTCGATTTGTATCAAACAAACTAACGGTTGAGGGAGGAATAAagcaacggtccatattcaactgaaaaagATCCCAACATTGGTTGGATGGTGCCTTCGCTATCAGATGATCTTCAGTAAAACTGCATCTACATAGTGAGAAAAcaaaccaacggtctagatcagtgCAAAATTTGACCCACTGGTCAGAACAGATAAACCCACTTAAACCGTGCAGATCCCCGGGTCGCGTATCATGCCATTCCTGTTTTGTGAGGGGAACATGAAAAGTCACGCTGCGCACCCCGCACACGATAGATGATctcataattaattaattaatcgcACTTAAATACGATATCAATTTACATTCTCTATATATAAATACACAGTCAGCActccctctcttttcctttcttctctctctgctACTGTTTTATTCTGTAGAAATATATATGCGTCGTTGTtttaatggtggtgactcttcagtACTCGACGGTATACCGTATATAAACGTAAACCCGTTTCATATCTTTCCcatttccttctctccttctccttctctccttctttgCATGCTCCACCAAACTCCCTCTCTCAAAATCTCCAAACCCAAATGAAATGAAATTCAAATGCAATTGAATTTCAAACCACCTCCTTCCCTATTCCaatctctcctcctcctcctccgtCTCTGGCAATCTCGTCCCTTCATTGGGTTTTTCGGCGCATAGATTCCTGATGTGGGTCTTTGGATTTCATCAGATTGGTATCTGATTTTCTCTGCTTTTCTTCAAGAACTTTGGAAATTTTGCCGAAAATAGAGGAAAAAGATGAAGCTAGAAAAGCAAGATGAAGATGAGTTTGAGATGCTGTTGGGTGAGATCCCTCATGCAACATCTATCCCTCCCCTTCATCATCAGCACCATCTGCATCAGCATGTGCATGGCCACCATGGCCATGGTCATGGTGAGCATGCCCATTCCAGGCATGGACATGGCCACAGTTCTGGTCAGACAATTCTCTGCATGTATGATGATGACCCGTCATGCCATGGTCATGTATGTGCCTCTTCTCCTTTGAGTGGAACCTCACTTAGCTCCGAAGGCTCCTCCTCGAGCTCACTCTCCAGCGGGCCGTCCCCAGATGATGACGGATCACCTCCACCGCCATTCGAATACCAAATGCCGGCGAGAAAAACCCACTATCCAGAGGGGTTTTCTAATCTGGCGGAATCGGAATTGCCTGGCCCGCTGATTGGGAAGAACGTCGGTGGGAGCTTGATGGGTGAATTGAGTTTGTCTGACAAACTCCGTACAATGCATATTGGGGAGAAGAAGCAAGAATCTATTACATTCCATCCGTATGGGTTTCAGTTCGATGATCAGCCCTCAGTCGGGCTTAACCATGGCAATGTCATGGGGAATGGCCCCTTTGAAGATTGTAAGAATGGTTTTTCTAATGATTTGGGGGCGTTTGGATGTGCTGGTCTACCGAATTCTGCTTTACTTGATGAGGAGAGGAGGCTTTTGATGTTGGGACTGCAGCATCAATATCATATGGGTAATTTATCTGGGCCTCATGCCTCTCCTCATCGATCGAGTGGCCTGTTTTCGTATCCGGGTCAATTTGCTGACTCGATGGATTTTCTGTGGAAGCAATTCAAGGATCCTAGTGACGAGACAATGAGTAATATGCAGTTCCGTGCCGAAGCTGGTATGAACTGTTACCATAGGGGAATTCGGATGCCGCACATGGTCCCCTCTATCAACAGGCCTTCCATTACTGATGGGTTTTTCCAATCGCAGCAAAATGGAACTGATTTTAGTGGAGACTGGGGAAGGTTGAATTTGTTAAGCTCCCCTCACGTGGCACTCCCGAAGCTGCCTTCTGGTATCGGGAATCCGCCACTATATCATACCTTGCCAATGTTCAGTGATAGGAGCAGAACGTCCCCAAATGGTTGGACTCCTCAGTCTCCTTCTCCAATGGGTGGTGGCCATAATTTTGAGGCTTTTACTTGTGAGGATAGTCTCATTATACAGGGGAAGGATTTTAATTTTGTGATAAATGGTAGACGAAATCCTTTGAGGGAGCACAGAAGGGGGCCCAACAATGACACTGGTAGAGGGCACTCAAGTGAAAGAAATTCCGAGATAGATAGTCGGTCGCATGTTGTTGGAGTGGCTTCTGTGAATCCTGATAAAGTCTGCAGCCCAAGAATGTATTGCCCTTCACTTCTGCCCCCAAAATATAATTCGTTGATGGAAGTTAAAGGGTATATTTACTATATTGCAAAAGATCAGCATGGTTGTCGATTCTTGCAACGGAAATTCGATGAAGGGGCTCCCCAGGATGTGCAAATGATTTTTAATGAGATTATTGATCATGTGGTTGAGTTGATGATGAACCCATTTGGGAATTATCTCATGCAAAAGTTGTTGGATGTGTGCACAGAAGAGCAGAAGATGCAGATTCTCCTCGTTGTAACGGGAGAACCTGGCGAGCTTGTTAGGATTTCGTTGAACACACATGGGTATGCAATCTGTCACTCagactgcatttggatgcacaattgaattgaattgcaattattcaATTGATTAAACTGGAAATGACCCAGGTGGGGCTAGCTCCAATAAATTCAAAATGAGGGACTAGTTCTCAAATAGCAATCCAGATCTTCTTGAGTCGAACTTGAAATCCATGAAATTGCAATTTGTGGCTAGTCACCATTTCGAATTAAAATGATCCCACCGCCATTTTATGCAACTTTCCTTAACACTCATTCGAGCTACTGCAATTCAGTCAACTAAGCATCCAAATACAACCTTATTCTTGGCTTTTGTTCGTACAGTTTCTCTGTTTTTAAACATTTGGGAACTTATCTCAATTGTTTTTGTCTTTGATTTTGCTTCTTTATACTAAACATGGTTTTTGTTAATGGTTCAGCACTCGTGCAGTACAGAAGTTGATAGAAACTCTAAAAACCCGGGAGCAAACCTCTCTAGTTATCTCAGCCCTTGAACCAGGGTTCCTTGATCTCATAAAGGACCTGAATGGTAATCATGTGGTCCAACGTTGCTTGCAATGCCTTAGTAATGAAGATAATGAGGTATGGGTTCATCTCTTTGTAAGGTTGATAGAACCTATGATTTGTGCTCATGTTCATGGGCTTAGAGGTTTTTTATAGTTTCATTGCCAAAGATATTCACTAGATCATATTTCATACTCTATGATAAATGTTTTCAATATTAAATGGCAAGTGGTACATTTGAATATAAAAAATTTCATGATGATGGTGCTAATAGGCCCCTTGACTTTATTTTGTATTCTATGGTGGATTTTCAGGCATAGTTGTCATAGACATGACCAATGTCCTCTACTGCTGTGCCGTGGTTCTTTTGTGGTTATTTATTGATTATTATTCATTATACAAATTCACATATGCACAAAATATATCTTATTCTGCTGAGAACCCTTTGTtcttggttattattattatgacaTCATAATCTCCCTTTAGGTATTAGTTTTCACAAGAAACTGATTTGCCTATCTCTATATTTTTAGTTCTTGAATAGGTTGAGCTGTTCTATTTGTGGACTTTAGTTGCAATTATTGTTGACTTTAGCCGATCATTGTGTTTCACAGAATAATTCACTAATACTGCTTGGCCTAAACAGAAAAGGAAGAAACAACTTAAGACTAATCGGAATATGGCTTAGAGAATGATGCCAGTACAAAATCCTATCCATAGCCAATTTAGCTTGACTTGAAAGTTTGGAAGGCCGAGCAAATATCATCTGTAGGGTGAAAGAGATAGAGGCCTTTTTGCTCACTACCACTCCTAATCCTTTGTCCAATCGTTAGGTTCTGAAAGGcacaataagaaggaaagaaagttACATTGTAGTTGAAAGAAAAGATTTGGAACACGAGTACGGAAGAcatagaaaaagatgaaaagacaTTAACGGTTCCTATGCCTTTAATATGAGGTTAGGAACCATCGGAAAAATTTACATGATTGTTAGATTGAATTAACGACGAATAAAATTGAAATTGGAAATCGTATCGGTCATATGATCTGAGGCTCCAGAATCAATGTTCCAGGATGTAACTACAGAAGGCGTAGACACTAAATGTGTGAATGATGATATACCTGATGGATTATAATGACTTGGTGAGAGGGGGTGAATGTCCCTTTTTAGAAGAGCCAAACAACAATGCAAGTCAATTATTTCTTTGGTTGGAGGCCAGTAGGTGCCATTCAAAGGCATTAAAGGCTGGGACTCATCGTGGATACTGTTAAAGGTCACTAGCAATAACATATACCTTTCTTGGTGGTTGACCAACTAGATCCCAATAAGTATCTCTAGCATGCTTGGGGCGACAGAAGTATTTGTTATTACGTTCATCACTTGACAGATTGCTCCAGTTTTTATCAAGATCACTACGACCATAACCCACATCTCCATCATTATGACTAGAATCACCACGGCTTGAGATATCATGGCCaaagtattaaaaaatggttacacAATGGCCATAACGAAAAAAATGGTTCTTAACAGGTCCAAAACATGTTTTTCCCCATAAAAAAAAGGCCATAACAACAATTATGGCTAGTATCGTAACGGTAACAGCGGTGCCCACAAGATGAAAGCTTGCAATCTTTCAGAACTACTAAAAACACAAGGAACATTCTTTTTCTGTGAATAACCAGCTACAAACCTACAACAGAGTCTCGTGCCTCTTTAGCTGTCTACATGAACATATCACTAATATTAAGCTTCATTAAGTGAAGTAATCGACCCATTACCATCATGTTATCTGCCTTCCAATCTGCATAAGCAGGATCATACTTTTAAAGTTTCAGAATCGTTCGATTGAGATATCCTAACTTCTTATGGGCTCCAATGAACATATAGGTGGATTTGGACCATGCTATATAGTTTGCGCCATCAAACTTGATGATGGTAATCTGCCAACTTGAATTGCCACCCATGGTAGGTAAATTGATTACCCTCAGCATCTTAACCCGATATCAATCGAATGTGACGAAGTAACCTCCATGTGTTGTAGAAACACTTTCACTACTTGAATCCCACCCAAACAAATACCTAAAGAGATCCACAACTCACAAACAAGAGCATACCAAACACTGTCCCATAAAGATGGCTGGTCTTATAACTATCCTATAAAATCCCCCTTCAGTATGATTGGTATGTGAATAAAGGAGCTTGGCATCCAGCATCGAACTTTTGCCACGGCCTTTTTCTCATGAATCCTAACTATTTTAACAGGCAATTAATGAAAGGATACTATTGCCTGGATTTGTGATGATACTAGAATGGTCCTTGCAGTGTACGACGATACTTCTCTTCTCACATTTATCATACCCAAAGGCCCCAAACATTTATGCAAAGGCATCATACTTGTTTTTGAAGCTCCTAATGCCCACAATATGGGTTAGTGCTTCAAAGTTACAAATATAGAGATTGACTTCATGCTTACAAGTTAAATCCAATGAACTAAAGGAATACATATAATGATGAAAGTGCCCAGAGCTGAAGCTCATCCAAGCCCAGACCTTGAGCCAGTTACCTGAACCTAGGCCCAACTGGACCATCATGTTAGGCCTTTATGCATTTTCAAACCCAAGGCTGGCCCATTTTAATTATCAGTCTTCAAGATGCATGCCCAACCCTGCCTAGGGCCTTTAGCCTTTACCTGAATTCACCCAAAAGCATGCTGGACACATGCCGGACATGTCCAACTTGTTCCACTTTCACCTCTATGCACAACTTGtttaatatgtattttatccttccTTTGTCAACAACCATTTTGAAGACATTTGCCAATTGAGCTTCTTTTTTTACATACAGTATTTTGATGATTTGCCATGTCATAAATTATATCTTATTGAATTGAGTATCTCCTTCAATTTGCATGGTTTAATCATGAAATGCCAGATAAAATGAGATGTGACTACCACTTGGTTATTGCAAAAGATGACCATTGGACAATTCTCAATAATCCCCATGCCCTTTAATAACCCTTCCATGTTAGTTGGTACAAATCGGCTCTAATGGCAGTTTGATACGTCAACCCCGTTCCTGAGTTAGATTCAATCTTTTGTATCAAAGTAGTGAAAGTTAGATCTCCATCTCGGGGCATCAAAACACTACCACAATCGGACTATTAGATGTTTGCTTCACATATTGGATTTTTATATAGTCCTCAAATAGTTATCCATTTGATTGAAATTTAGATGAATTcattttcaccaatttcaattgttTTAGCccaattttctaattttaaataTGTGATAAGGGTGTGTGAGATTTTTTTTTGTCCATTACTGTCCGGCTTTGGACCTAAAAGACCTAACAGAATAATCCCTTATCTCGGATCAGAGATGCTAACGGGATTGGAATCGTAGTGGGGGACGTCTCTGCTGCACCTGCCTCCCCAGACATGTCGGGTCTTTCCAATCAGGTTTAGTTGGTTATAGATCTAAGGATGATAGTTTCTGTAAATAGGATGCTAAAGGACTTTGATAATGATTATATGTAAATCCTTCACTTCAGGACATGCTCTCTAAAGCCTCTTTTGTGGTTACACCATGTAACACTTGCCTACGGTTGTAGAGAACAAgttattttagaaattatttcttaTAATGAAAATAGATTGTGATTTGTGAGCGCTTGGTTGAATTGAGTGAGCAATATGAGGCCAACAACTCACCGGAGTCTAGTTCGTTTACGTCAGGGGATATTGATGCAAGCTAAATTGGGCCCAATATCCATTGGCCAAACCTAGGCCCATTAAGCCCAAGCCTAGGCCCCATAGctggcccatcaataaggaggtcCAAGCCTCCTATCTAGGTAGCTAGCTAGGCATACaactatcaatcaatcaaatcttcTTAAATCCATTCTTATAAGTCATTAGTTGTCAATGACATATGAACCTGCCTTCTTCGTACGTCTAGGTAGCTAATTTAAGGGCCTTCCATGTGGAGTTTCAAGGCAcatttgaattgaatgaaatttctAGATTGTTTCTTGTACTTTGTTTGCGGTTCTTGTGCTTAGATTGAAGTGCCTACATTTTGGCGGTTCCTTCCCATTAGCCAACTGAGCTGGTAAGCTATGTAAGATGTAGCAT
This window encodes:
- the LOC131242263 gene encoding pumilio homology domain family member 4-like; amino-acid sequence: MKLEKQDEDEFEMLLGEIPHATSIPPLHHQHHLHQHVHGHHGHGHGEHAHSRHGHGHSSGQTILCMYDDDPSCHGHVCASSPLSGTSLSSEGSSSSSLSSGPSPDDDGSPPPPFEYQMPARKTHYPEGFSNLAESELPGPLIGKNVGGSLMGELSLSDKLRTMHIGEKKQESITFHPYGFQFDDQPSVGLNHGNVMGNGPFEDCKNGFSNDLGAFGCAGLPNSALLDEERRLLMLGLQHQYHMGNLSGPHASPHRSSGLFSYPGQFADSMDFLWKQFKDPSDETMSNMQFRAEAGMNCYHRGIRMPHMVPSINRPSITDGFFQSQQNGTDFSGDWGRLNLLSSPHVALPKLPSGIGNPPLYHTLPMFSDRSRTSPNGWTPQSPSPMGGGHNFEAFTCEDSLIIQGKDFNFVINGRRNPLREHRRGPNNDTGRGHSSERNSEIDSRSHVVGVASVNPDKVCSPRMYCPSLLPPKYNSLMEVKGYIYYIAKDQHGCRFLQRKFDEGAPQDVQMIFNEIIDHVVELMMNPFGNYLMQKLLDVCTEEQKMQILLVVTGEPGELVRISLNTHGTRAVQKLIETLKTREQTSLVISALEPGFLDLIKDLNGNHVVQRCLQCLSNEDNEFIFYAAAKYCVDIATHRHGCCVLQRCIAHSTGEHRENLVAEISANGLLLAQDAFGNYVIQYILELKLPSATANLISQFEGNYVHLSTQKFSSNVVEKCLKFFGEESRSRIIHELLSTSRFEQLLQDPYANYVIQSALLVSKGPLHASLVEVIRPHAAVLRTSPYCKRIFSRSLLRK